One Arachis hypogaea cultivar Tifrunner chromosome 2, arahy.Tifrunner.gnm2.J5K5, whole genome shotgun sequence genomic window, CTATAATGATGAGTGCTGGAGAATTGGAAAGTGGAAATGCCGGAGAGCCTGCAAAGTTGATCAGGCAAAGGTATCGCGAGGCGGCGGACATAATTAAGAAAGGAAAGATGTGCTGCCTCTTCATCAATGATCTTGATGCAGGGGCTGGTAGGATGGGTGGAACAACCCAATACACAGTTAACAACCAAATGGTAAATGCCACACTCATGAACATTGCTGATAACCCAACCAATGTTCAACTTCCTGGTATGTACAACAAGGAGGAGAATCCGCGTGTCCCCATCATTGTCACCGGTAATGACTTCTCAACATTGTATGCTCCTCTCATTCGCGACGGACGTATGGAGAAATTCTATTGGGCGCCGACTCGAGAAGACCGGATTGGTGTCTGCCAAGGTATTTTCAGGACAGATAATGTTCCCAAAGAGGACATTGTAAGGCTTGTTGATACCTTCCCTGGTCAATCTATTGGTaagtttttttattcaaaaagtcTTGGGGCcagcattttttctttttatcaatTTTGGTCCGCATTTAGCCAGCACAAATGCCAAGGTGCCTtcaacaaataaattatattgattcatGTGTTTAAATTATGGTAAATGTGGTTACAAACTGTGTTGACTCATGTATGCAAACTCCTGTAAATATGAGTGCAAACTATTGTCGGCTAAATACTGgtccaaaataataatatttgctgGCCTCCTTGTAGCACTGTTGTTTTTTATTTGCTAATTCCCCATTTTCATCGATCATAAAAGCTTGAAAAAATGAGATGTTGATGAAATTGTGTAGACTTCTTTGGTGCCTTGAGGGCTAGAGTGTATGATGATGAAGTCAGGACTTGGATCTCTAGTGTTGGGGTGGAAAGCATTGGGAAAAGGCTTGTGAACTCAAAGGAGGGACCTCCAGTTTTCGAGCAACCGAAGATGACAATCGAGAAGCTTCTCGAGTACGGAAACATGCTTGTCCAAGAGCAAGAGAATGTCAAGAGGGTTCAATTGGCTGACAAGTACCTCAATGAGGCAGCTCTtggagaagaaaatgaagatgccATAAAAACCGGAAACTTCTATGGTTAGAACTCTGATCCATAAAGCCTCCTGAAAATTTAGAATAAACAAGAGTGAAAAAAAAGTCTTACCTTATTGTGTGGATGCAGGAAAAGGAGCTCAACAGGTTCATATTCCCATCCCTGAAGGTTGCACTGACCCTGTTGCAGAAAACTATGATCCAACAGCCAGAAGTGATGATGGAAGCTGCACATACAAATTTTAGATGATTCTTATAGCCATTTTTGGGCAGATAAATAAAGGGGTTTGGCATAGGAGTCCAAAGAGAGTGTTAATTGGTGTTACTATGTTTCTCAGATTAGTTTTCACTTTCTTTATGTAAGGTGCATTAATCTGAACTTTGAAGCCGTACATTGTACTGTTGCTTGTATAACCCATGCTTGGGTTTTACTTTATGAGTGATTATAACTAGCTTTTTTAGTAATATCCTTCGCATCTTTTATATATGATGATATAATAGATGTTTAGAAATTACATAAAGATTAAAATATAAATGGCTATGCATTGTTCTTTGTCTCAGGGCATATGTGCATATAATATTGGGCAAGGGATTAGATTTACAAAAATATaagtatacataaaaaaaatcaacgattatgtatttgtataaaaatttatgtgttatttaacttatttttaatacatattttgtattttaatatatattttatataaataattgatttaGTAAATGGTAAATTTACAGAAATGAAAATATCCTATCATAAAAAAGATTTGTGAATTAGGCTAAAAAATTTGGTTATCGAATAGATGGTGTTTTGGCTGGAAATGGGGATACTTTATGTATTACTCTTAGGTGGACGTGTCAGATGCAAGCTCAACACGCAGGGGGCGTGTTACCTGAAGCACGTGGGAACCATGCTGATGTGGCAAAGCGTGGTTGGCTCACTAAGACATCACGTGGGGGTATACTTAATCACCACGGGTGGGGTGTGCTGACATGGCAAAGCGTAGTTGGCTCACAAACGCAACACGTGGTGGGCGTGTTGAGTCAGCACACAGGGGCGTGTTGACACGTGGTAAAGCGTGATTGGCTGAGGCAGGCAGCACGTGGGGGCGTGTTGAATACTCCCCTCTATATAAGGCAGAGCTCGATACTATTTTCATTCTGAATAAGAATGTGTTTTAAGTGTGTTGTTAGTGTAATGGAGGGCACCGCAAATTTGGTGGTGTATCGCAACGGTGAGATAATACGTaatactcatgagggagtgagGTTTGTGTGCCAGAATCCATTTTCGTTTGTGGTATCATGCACCATGACGTTAATGGAGCTGCAAAACGGCCTCTGTCAAAACATGGAGAACAGTACGTTAATGAGAGTGAGTAGAATTCTGTACTGGAATTCGGTTGTagtttttggtggtctaatacagtttgataCCATGCCGATCACTGATGAAGTGAGTATGCAGAATATGTTTCAAATTCACCAGCAGACTCAGATGCGACACCCACAGATTGAgttgtacgttgagtttgaaACCGTAGAGGCAGTAGTGATTCAAAATGATTTAAATATAGATGATGATAGAGCTGCAgtgtatgaaagaatgaatacTGACAGCAAAGAGGACTTCAAAGCCACTTATGAAGCCGGCGACGAAGACAAGGATGGTGATGTGGGAGTTGAGGCAGTAGCGGAGAATGTAGTGGTTCATCCCTCGAGCAGTCAACCGATGTATGTTCCACCTTTAATGCGTGAGTTGGATCTCGATGCCATGCATGCCCCCGAGTTTCCAGAATATGCAAACATAGGTACGTGTTGACTGAATAACAAGTTTTTGTTAATTTATACTTTGGATTGATCAATGAACGATGATTTCGGCTTTCTGTAGGTATTGCTGATCCTGAGGACGAAGAGTTCCAGATTGGAATGGAATACAGTTCTAGAAAGTCGGTCGTCGCAGCAATTAGAAGTTACACTATATCTAGAGGAGTTGACTATGATGTGTATGAGCCTGAGCCACAGACGTTCTATACAAAATGCAAGATGTACGGACGTGAGTGCgactggcttatccgagctagCTTGATACGGAAAAAAGGTTGTTGGGAAATATGCAGATACAACGGTAGGCACACGTGTACAATCGGAATGATTTCACAAGATCATTCCAAGTTGGACTCGGATACTATTGCTAAGGCTATAAGGCCATTGGTCGAGACTGACCCGTCCATCAAGGTGAAATCTATAATAGCGGAAGTCTAGTCAAGGTTCAACTATACTATCAGTTATTGAAAGGCTTGGTTAGCAAAGCAGAAGTCCATAGCCAAAGTTTTCGGTGGTTGGGAGGATTCTTACCAAGCCTTGCCATAGTGACTTTCGGTCATGGTGCAGAAGATGCCTGGTTCAGTTGTCCAAATAGAAACACGACCACTGTACAACGGGAATGAGGAGGCGCACGGTGTAAAAATACTTCATCGCGTATTttggagtttcaatccatgcatTAGGGCATTCAGGCATTGCAAGCTCCTAGTTTAGGTTGACGGCACACACCTATACGAAAAATACAAAGGTACACTTCTAATCGTtgttgcacaagatgggaaccaGAACATTGTGCCTATCGCTTTTGCCTTGGTGGAAGGGGAGACAGCTGATGTGTGCCACTTCTTTCTCAGGAATCTGCGAATGCATGTTGTTAGAAAAGACGGTGTGGGTATGATCTCAGACCGACATAAGTCAATCCGTCGTACGGCCGCCACTCAAACTGCCATGTATTATTGGTATATTAGAACCCTAACATTAATGGTTGGAAATACGAATCACAAGAACCATAACTATTTACCTCCTGCATGTAGTCTATATCATGCCTGAATCTCGCTACGGTCTTTGATAACCACGCTGTGGTCCGTTCCGAATGACTCCACCTGAAACAtgattaattgaaaaaatttaaataagttaCCGTAAATCAAACATGCATCATGAATATAACGCATGACTAAAATAAGAATTATTACCTCATGACAACTGGTATCTCAGCCGGTAGAAGGGTTTGTCTCGGTACGGGAGCAATACACGACATTCGCTCCCATGCCCAAACAAACAACAGATTCAGAGGACCATCCATCTCCTTTGTATCATATCACGATGCAAGGCATAGTGCTCTGTAAAGATGTGCGAGACATGCTGACCCCCAACTATAAGTATGGATCCGCTCGAAATCGCGAAGCAATGGTAGATACTTCGCATGGGCGTATGCGGTCGACTTATCCGTGAATAGGGTCGACCCTAACAAACAGAAGATCTGACATCTGATGTATCTCCTAATGGACTCCTCAGTGTCCAACGGCTGTGCGTCTCTAGATACGTCGAACCCAACCCAGCTTTATATAGGATTTCGAAGAATGACTGACTACTGGTTCACAACCGAATATCACAATGTTCTGACTCTGAAGGAAGTCGTCACTACTATCTATCCATCCACTCATAGGCTCTCCATCAATGGATAGGCCAAATATATGAGCGACATCTTCCAATGTCACTGTAACCTCACCGACCGGCAATACAAAGGTGTGAGTTTCTAGCATCCACCTTTCAACCAGAGCAGCTAATAAGGGGTGAAATCTTCTTATCACCCCAATCCTAGAGACGTGGTAGAATCTCATGACACGTAAGTAGTTTTTGACCATCGGATTCCACGTCTGTGGCGGATCCAGTTTACGCACCAACAAATTCCTGTTAAGTTGCATCAACAAAGATATATGttacattaattaaataataattcttataaatattttaataaatattcacatatttattttaatatcttatttattaaaatatttaacaaatattagcatatttatttatttattaaaatattaaaatatttacttttttattgaataaaatatttaattatatttatttatccaACTATTTATTTGTTCAACATTGCATATTCATGTGTTCGCatagttattttaaataataattcttacaaaaaatatttaagtgataacaatatttaataatatttaataacatttatcactttaaataaagtatttaataatctttatttatcaaattatttattttttcaatatttaataacaatatattttatatatatttacatatttattataatatttatttattaatatacgcAGCcacatatttattattaaaaaatcaaaatatttttttattcattagtatattcataacaaaaattataaaatatatattttattatattatttttataacagATAATTAATGtcaatctaacaaaaaaaattatatattaacgtttataaataaatagaatataactataatttacaaattaaaattttattctaaaatattcataaaatacacaaaataatattcCCATTacacatataaatatatgtaaaaaaatttaaaaattttaaatacataaaaaaacaaactttaaatacataaaaaaaataaaatttgccaACTTACATAAATTAGATGATccaaataattgataatatgtTTTTCGGACGTCGTGTAATTATGTACCATTTTTTTAATCCCtttaaactaataatttttttcttctatttcactACTCGAGAGTGGATCATCTCTAGTGGAAAATAAACTAGATGGTGTCCAGTGTTTAATCTCACCATtcattgctctctctctctcctatttattttttgtcccacttatagaattaaaggtgAAAAATTACACTTTCTTctctcaagtgttaaaaaaatggAGAGGATCAATTTCCATCACTACTCACACTACACACTACTGCTATCAATACTCTCTTCACTACCTACACGCTCATACactccttttttttctctctcagtTCCTTGCTTCAGCTCTCTGTGTGCACaatagaagggaagaagagagaatTTTTACAGAGTTGAAGGGCTGCTCGCTGTTTCCTGGAGTGGGGGGCTGTTTCCTGCATGCAAGCAGGCCTGCAACACCCCATCCCCTTTCCGGTGCTGCTGCAACATTGGAACTCAGCGAAACCCTGCACGGCGTCACGGGTTTCACAGTACCACGCCCCCTGCGTGTTGAAGGGGTGCTGATACGTCACTGGCCGGCTCAGGCACCACGCCTCTGACGTGTTGACTACGAACTCCACACTTCGGCAATACACCTCCTTCACCAATATGCAGTCaatacaccaaagtaagttccataaaaaaataatttctgtgTGAATTATAGATAAAAGCATAACACAAAATATTCTCTATACACAACAAATGCAAAAACACAAATTTCAGCAATGAAACAAATCACTCCTCCCTTGACTTTGGACTATTGCTTCCAAAACCAGTTTGTTGATAATTCTTCACTCTCATTAGGAATTTTCATTTGAAGAATATGTTCCACCTCACAAGAAACCTATATGGAATCCTAAATACAAAATTAGAATTGAAACAAatcagttacaaatattcaataataagaaaaatatatagatGTAAACCACTACCCAGAAATAATGCAAAGAAGCATTATTACTTTCTAGCTTTGCAAAGACTACTTTGAACATAGCACAAAGAAATCGAAAATTACTTTCAGGTATTAAGGGTCAAAGGAGTTCGATAAAAGAGATATAAGCATGAGTTATtccataaatataaattttatttgaaatatgatTTATCATACAAAAACATATTATTAGAATAGTGACTCAAAcaaatcatcattatcatcattatcattatattattctaTAATGAGTAGTATTCTGACATTGTGACATGTTCTAATGCCAAGAATGCTAACGTGGTGTATTTTGGTGTCAATatatgtatttttctctttttaacttattttaagaAGGTATATTCTTTATAATTATATGAAATttaacatataataaataattatattatattaagagtttaattttcatatattgacggtgtaaaatattttatacagtcgTGCAAtcacaactgttcttttggattACTATTTATGCGATCAATgtaaaagatagttatttttagggataagtattgttttggtccctaacgttgagggtcagaatcgaaaccgttACCAACATAATTTttgatttagaatcatccttaatattttttttcgtattaaaatcgtccttttaatttttttttgacaaaaataccctcactaCTACCAGCACAATTATCTCCtctaccaccaccactaccaccaacaacaccaacaccaccaccacaaccaccaccaacaccaacaccaacaccaacaccaacaccaccaccaacaacaacaccaccaccaccaacaacaacaacaccaccaccaccaccaccaccaccaacaccaacacaaacaccaccaccaacaccaaccaacaccaacaccaagaacaccaaacaacagcaacaacaccaaacaacaccaaaccaagaagcagaaacagaaagcaaGAAAGCAGAAGAAAGAAAGCAGAAACAAGAAAGCAGGAAAGTAAGAAAGCAGAAGCAAGATGTAGAAGCAGAAAGTGATGCAGATGAGGCGGCGAGGCGGGGGCGGCGAGGTGGTGAGGCAGCGGCAGTGGCTCGCGTCTCCTCTCTCCCTCGTGATCCCCAACGACGACGGCCACGATGACGGCAACGGCAGCTCCAAGCTTCACCGCCGCCGTCCCCCTcctccctttccccttccccctcctcctcccccacaccccttccccccacccccacctcGCGTCCTTTCCCCTTCTCCCCCCTCGCCCCACACCCCGcatcctttccccttcccccccCCCCACATGCGTCCTTTCCCATTTCCCCCTTCGCCGGCGCCGTCCCCcctcccccttccccttcccccttcccccttcccccttccccctctcTCTTTTCCCTTCTCCCATGTCCCCTCGCCCTTCCCCTTTTCCCTTCTCCCATGTCCCCTCccgtgtttttttttaattttataatatttttattaataagggtaatttagtaataaagtaaaaaatttattaaaaaggacgattttaatacgaaaaaagtTACAgatgattttaaatccaaaattacgatggagacgatttcgattctgaccctcagcgttaaggaccaaaataatacttattcCTTATTTTTACTAATGTGACCTTATGTGATTGAATGCACGTGTAAAACGATTTTACACTAACGTAACATTAAAATTATATTGtcaatatcaataattataatataatgtcaaccatatataattaatatttatttgatattcaCGTTGATAGCACCTATCTCTTCTTAACTTATTTTAggaaagtattttttataattatatgaaaatcaaaatttaatgaataattatattaattctcaATCATTTTAATTGTCAACCATTTTAATTgtcaataattataatataatgtcAATCATACATAATTAGCATTTATATGATATTTACGTTAATAACACCTGTCTCTTCTCAATTTATTCtaggaagatatttttttataattatatcaaatcggcatttaatgaataattactAATTTTCATGAGTCTAAGTTTTAGAGCGAAagtattttgttaaaatttttaatttgttattctcCTTTGACTACTTtctagaataagaatgtatttttCATTTGATGATTCGATGATTATTTTTACTCAAACTTATTTTTTCATCTAATCTTATAGTGCGATTATCCTTTGCTGCAATTATTTATCATACACCACGCACATCCATCAAATACTACATTGAATTGTATTCATTGATTCAGATTCTAAATACATGGATGTAAAAGTTTAACGAAGGGGCAATGATATCTATTTTACTgaaggatggttggatctactcatATATTATGACCAACGGGTAAAGTTAGTTTTTTTAAAAGGAAATcaatttttgattgagtaattgctTCCAAGAAGTTTTATAACCCAAGTTCAAATTCCATCCGCTCCATGCTTTTACGTCTACAGAAACGGCTCcgctaggtagacaatgaaaaatCTGAACAACGTGAACAACGGATTGAAAATTTGGCacaataaagttaaaaaaaacaCTCCACCTAAATTACCTAACTAAGAAAGCCCATTCagtaattcaaaaaatttaaccaTTCATTATACCCTAATTTGCCAAAGCACCAACTTTTCCCCCCAACCCTCTGCTGTCGCCGTCTCACCAATCAACCCCTTTCATGGTGTCACTCTCTCCCTCACCAGACATCATCATCGCCTCATGGGCTCTTCACGCCGTCGCTTGGTTGCCAACTAGCCCCTTTGGCCTTCGTCAATGCCAAATCCTCCTCACTGTCGCGGGTTTGTCAAAAAGGACACTCATCGGCACTTAAGGataaccatccacttaaggataaaaataattatccgcatacctagtaaattgaacatccaacatatTTTAATTGTATCTAACTAAAATAACCAATCtacataagaattaaaataaccatctgcaTACGTACTAAAATGACCATTTGGcacataagaattaaaataattatccgcatacctactaaaataATCCAATGAGGCAGCGTACCAGATAATAAACGACGAGCTCATGCTGGATGGAAACCCCAGGATGAATCTGGCGTCGTTCGTGACGAGGGTGGCGCAAGAAAATAGATCCAGACATCCAGTGAGCacaaagaaaaaaggagaaaggATAATGAGAACAACGCAAATGGCGCAAGTAGCGGGAGTGGTTGAGCTATATATGCGAATATGCGATGGTAATGGCGAATGTGTAGAACAACACAACGGTAAGTCAAGGGATTGATGTT contains:
- the LOC112748433 gene encoding ribulose bisphosphate carboxylase/oxygenase activase 2, chloroplastic isoform X1, translated to MATSAVGAINLLPLQLKLSGSSSGAPPTTNSAFFGTSLKRVSSVVSNQRNLSGGNFKVCAGIEYDEEKQTTKDRWSGLAYDTSDDQQDITRGKGMVDSLFQAPMDSGTHYAVMSSYDYISTGLRQYNLDNTIDGFYIAPAFMDKVVVHITKNFLNLPNIKVPLILGIWGGKGQGKSFQCELVFAKMGINPIMMSAGELESGNAGEPAKLIRQRYREAADIIKKGKMCCLFINDLDAGAGRMGGTTQYTVNNQMVNATLMNIADNPTNVQLPGMYNKEENPRVPIIVTGNDFSTLYAPLIRDGRMEKFYWAPTREDRIGVCQGIFRTDNVPKEDIVRLVDTFPGQSIDFFGALRARVYDDEVRTWISSVGVESIGKRLVNSKEGPPVFEQPKMTIEKLLEYGNMLVQEQENVKRVQLADKYLNEAALGEENEDAIKTGNFYGKGAQQVHIPIPEGCTDPVAENYDPTARSDDGSCTYKF
- the LOC112748433 gene encoding ribulose bisphosphate carboxylase/oxygenase activase 2, chloroplastic isoform X2 translates to MATSAVGAINLLPLKLSGSSSGAPPTTNSAFFGTSLKRVSSVVSNQRNLSGGNFKVCAGIEYDEEKQTTKDRWSGLAYDTSDDQQDITRGKGMVDSLFQAPMDSGTHYAVMSSYDYISTGLRQYNLDNTIDGFYIAPAFMDKVVVHITKNFLNLPNIKVPLILGIWGGKGQGKSFQCELVFAKMGINPIMMSAGELESGNAGEPAKLIRQRYREAADIIKKGKMCCLFINDLDAGAGRMGGTTQYTVNNQMVNATLMNIADNPTNVQLPGMYNKEENPRVPIIVTGNDFSTLYAPLIRDGRMEKFYWAPTREDRIGVCQGIFRTDNVPKEDIVRLVDTFPGQSIDFFGALRARVYDDEVRTWISSVGVESIGKRLVNSKEGPPVFEQPKMTIEKLLEYGNMLVQEQENVKRVQLADKYLNEAALGEENEDAIKTGNFYGKGAQQVHIPIPEGCTDPVAENYDPTARSDDGSCTYKF